One stretch of Pseudomonas fragi DNA includes these proteins:
- a CDS encoding DUF2934 domain-containing protein, whose translation MSNDDKHIREFAYQIWESEGRPQGQEARHWEMAHKLAQAQALAPSKAPAKATKAKAAAKPAGEKKPRAPRKPASS comes from the coding sequence ATGAGTAATGACGACAAACACATTCGTGAATTTGCCTATCAGATCTGGGAATCCGAGGGCCGTCCGCAGGGCCAGGAGGCCCGCCACTGGGAAATGGCTCACAAACTGGCCCAGGCGCAAGCCCTGGCCCCCTCCAAGGCGCCGGCAAAGGCCACCAAGGCCAAGGCCGCAGCAAAACCTGCTGGCGAGAAAAAACCCCGGGCACCGCGCAAGCCTGCCTCGTCTTGA
- the malQ gene encoding 4-alpha-glucanotransferase: MSEAQLEVLAGRAGLAVDWIDANGQPQRVTPQVLEAILAGLGLPADSAEAIETSLLNLQLEQQNKRLPPLLTADVGKALDLSRYFHPHRQCVVHLENGESLPIQLDADAMLPGMIPIGYHRVHLDDQQFTLAVAPARCFSIADALHQSAPRAWGLSVQLYSLRRHGDGGFGDTRALETLLQGVAERGADALAISPVHAMFSSAPKHYSPYSPSSRLFLNSLYAAPASILGEEALHRAIEATGLQDELQRLEQLPLIDWPAATRARQTLLRQLYQDFIRQAHPLDADFQHFRQRGGEALENHCRFEALQELCVAEQHSLDWRDWPEQWRNPDSPALLQFAEEHRQTIAYYAFCQWLITSCLERAQATARASGMAIGLIADLAVGADGAGSQAWCRQDELLAQLTVGAPPDALNRAGQGWGISAFSPEGLKRSGFRAFIEMLRANFAHAGGLRIDHVLGLQRLWVIPLGASPDQGAYLYYPIDDLLRLVCLESVRHQAIVLGEDLGTVPEGLREKLSERAILGIRVLLFEQDYGARFKPILDWPDDALATTSTHDLPTLTGWLRARDIDWNERLNLIDPIAAQRWREERQRECEGLDRALRLDPQNFQEEVQGNAPTLDASIRFLGHTRAPLVLLPIEDALGLEEQANVPGTVSGHPNWCRRLPGDCSLLLDAIDATQRFELLACARLQAHERDR, from the coding sequence ATGAGTGAAGCGCAACTAGAAGTACTCGCCGGCCGAGCCGGGCTGGCCGTTGACTGGATTGATGCCAACGGCCAGCCGCAACGCGTCACGCCCCAGGTACTGGAAGCCATTCTGGCGGGGCTGGGTTTGCCTGCCGACAGTGCCGAGGCCATCGAAACCAGCCTGCTCAACCTGCAGCTGGAACAACAGAACAAACGTCTGCCGCCCCTGCTGACGGCTGATGTCGGCAAGGCGCTGGACCTGTCACGCTATTTCCACCCCCATCGCCAGTGCGTCGTTCACCTGGAGAACGGTGAATCACTGCCAATCCAGCTGGATGCCGACGCCATGCTGCCGGGCATGATCCCCATCGGTTATCACCGGGTGCATCTGGACGATCAGCAATTCACCCTGGCCGTGGCCCCGGCCAGGTGCTTCAGCATTGCCGACGCCCTGCATCAATCGGCACCGCGGGCCTGGGGGCTGAGCGTGCAACTGTATTCGCTGCGCCGTCATGGCGATGGCGGCTTTGGCGACACCCGGGCCCTGGAAACCCTGCTGCAAGGGGTGGCAGAACGGGGGGCCGATGCTTTGGCCATCAGCCCTGTACACGCCATGTTCAGCAGCGCGCCCAAGCACTACAGCCCGTACTCTCCGTCCAGCCGCCTGTTCCTCAACAGCCTGTATGCCGCACCGGCCAGTATCCTCGGCGAGGAGGCGCTGCACAGGGCCATCGAGGCCACAGGCTTGCAAGACGAGTTGCAGCGCCTGGAACAGCTGCCGCTGATCGATTGGCCCGCGGCCACCCGGGCCAGGCAGACCCTGCTGCGCCAGCTCTACCAGGACTTCATCCGCCAAGCGCATCCGCTTGACGCTGACTTCCAGCATTTTCGCCAACGGGGTGGCGAAGCCCTGGAAAATCACTGCCGCTTTGAAGCCCTGCAGGAACTCTGCGTGGCAGAGCAACACAGCCTCGACTGGCGCGACTGGCCCGAACAATGGCGCAACCCGGACAGCCCGGCGCTACTGCAGTTTGCCGAGGAGCATCGCCAGACCATCGCCTATTACGCTTTTTGCCAATGGTTGATCACCAGTTGCCTGGAGCGCGCCCAGGCCACGGCCCGCGCCAGTGGCATGGCCATCGGCCTGATTGCCGATCTGGCGGTGGGTGCCGATGGCGCTGGCAGCCAGGCCTGGTGCCGTCAGGACGAATTACTCGCGCAACTGACCGTTGGTGCGCCACCCGATGCCCTCAACCGCGCAGGCCAGGGCTGGGGCATTTCTGCGTTCTCGCCTGAAGGCCTCAAACGCAGCGGTTTTCGCGCGTTTATTGAAATGCTGCGCGCCAACTTTGCCCACGCCGGTGGCCTGCGCATCGACCATGTGCTGGGCTTGCAGCGCTTGTGGGTGATCCCCCTGGGGGCATCGCCCGACCAAGGCGCGTACCTGTATTACCCCATCGATGACTTGCTGCGTCTGGTCTGCCTGGAGTCCGTGCGCCATCAGGCCATCGTCCTCGGTGAAGACCTCGGTACGGTGCCGGAAGGCCTGCGGGAAAAGCTCAGCGAACGGGCGATCCTGGGCATTCGCGTACTGCTGTTCGAGCAGGACTACGGTGCCCGCTTCAAACCCATTCTGGACTGGCCGGATGATGCCCTGGCCACCACCAGCACCCACGACCTGCCAACACTCACCGGCTGGCTGCGCGCGCGTGATATCGACTGGAACGAACGCCTCAACCTGATCGACCCGATTGCCGCGCAACGCTGGCGCGAGGAGCGCCAGCGAGAATGTGAAGGGCTGGATCGGGCCCTGCGCCTGGACCCGCAGAATTTTCAGGAAGAAGTCCAGGGCAACGCCCCGACACTGGACGCCAGCATCCGTTTTCTGGGGCACACCCGTGCGCCCCTGGTGCTGCTGCCGATCGAGGATGCCCTGGGGCTTGAGGAACAAGCCAATGTGCCTGGCACCGTCAGTGGCCACCCCAACTGGTGCCGAAGGCTGCCGGGCGATTGCAGCCTGTTGCTGGACGCCATCGATGCCACGCAACGCTTCGAGTTACTGGCTTGCGCCCGCCTGCAAGCCCACGAACGAGACCGCTAA
- the glgA gene encoding glycogen synthase GlgA: MISAAAPHQEQRLTPQVVNELISLPELAPAGRPALAVINANPNKKKVLFVTSELADLVKTGGLGDVSAALPRAMRHLHDVRVLIPGYPQVLNSDNPIHIIGELGGHAALPACKIGRMDLKDGLVIYVLICPELYEREGTPYGANNGRDWPDNHIRFARLGLAAADMAANLAQIHWQPDLVHAHDWPAGLTPAYMHWRGQRTPTLFTIHNLAYQGVFSRACCPELGIPHHALQQDGMEFYGKLSFLKAGMAYSSHITTVSATYATEITTPAFGCGLDGFLASKTQQGLLSGIPNGIDESWEATTDPHLVAPFAIGDWDARAINTAHVRNLFGLKPSKGPLFAVVSRLVYQKGLDLTEAVAAFIVASGGQICIIGRGEPEEEQAMRELALRFPGQIGVRIGFNETDARRMFAGSDFLLMPSRYEPCGLSQMYAQRFGSLPVARNTGGLADTIENGVTGFLFDESTVASYEEALKRAFKVFSYPKLLNAMRCRAMAAPFNWCQAVEPYAELYEQLVAKSLLRAVKP, from the coding sequence ATGATCAGTGCTGCTGCGCCACATCAAGAACAACGTCTGACCCCGCAAGTTGTGAATGAGCTTATTTCACTGCCCGAGCTGGCCCCTGCAGGGAGGCCCGCGCTGGCGGTGATCAACGCCAATCCCAACAAAAAGAAGGTGCTGTTTGTCACCTCGGAACTGGCCGACCTGGTGAAAACCGGTGGCCTGGGCGATGTGTCGGCCGCACTGCCGCGGGCCATGCGTCACTTGCATGATGTGCGCGTGCTGATCCCCGGTTACCCGCAAGTGCTCAACAGCGACAACCCGATCCATATCATCGGCGAACTGGGCGGCCATGCTGCCCTGCCCGCTTGCAAGATCGGGCGCATGGACTTGAAAGACGGCCTGGTCATCTATGTGCTGATTTGCCCCGAACTTTATGAGCGCGAAGGCACCCCCTACGGCGCCAACAATGGCCGCGACTGGCCCGACAACCATATTCGCTTCGCACGCCTGGGCCTGGCCGCTGCCGATATGGCTGCCAACCTGGCGCAAATCCACTGGCAGCCCGATCTGGTCCACGCCCACGACTGGCCTGCCGGTCTGACCCCCGCCTATATGCACTGGCGCGGCCAACGCACGCCAACGCTGTTTACCATCCATAACCTGGCCTACCAGGGCGTATTCAGCCGTGCCTGCTGCCCGGAGCTGGGCATCCCTCACCACGCCCTGCAACAGGACGGCATGGAATTCTACGGCAAATTGTCGTTTCTCAAGGCCGGGATGGCTTACTCCAGCCATATCACTACGGTCAGCGCCACCTACGCCACCGAAATCACCACCCCGGCCTTTGGCTGCGGGCTGGACGGCTTTTTGGCCAGCAAAACCCAGCAAGGCCTGCTCAGCGGCATCCCCAATGGCATCGATGAAAGCTGGGAAGCCACCACCGACCCGCACCTGGTGGCCCCGTTCGCCATCGGCGACTGGGACGCCCGCGCCATCAACACGGCCCATGTGCGCAACCTGTTCGGCCTCAAGCCGTCCAAGGGGCCGCTGTTTGCCGTGGTTTCGCGCCTTGTGTACCAGAAAGGCCTGGACCTGACCGAAGCCGTGGCGGCCTTTATCGTCGCGTCGGGCGGGCAGATTTGCATCATCGGCCGCGGCGAGCCCGAAGAAGAACAGGCCATGCGTGAACTGGCACTGCGTTTCCCGGGTCAGATCGGTGTACGCATCGGTTTCAATGAAACCGATGCGCGACGCATGTTCGCAGGCAGCGACTTTTTGCTGATGCCCTCGCGCTACGAACCCTGCGGGTTGAGCCAGATGTATGCACAACGCTTCGGCTCGCTGCCGGTGGCCCGCAACACCGGCGGCCTGGCCGACACCATCGAGAATGGCGTGACCGGGTTTCTGTTCGACGAGTCCACCGTGGCCAGCTATGAAGAAGCACTCAAGCGTGCCTTCAAGGTGTTCAGCTACCCCAAACTGCTCAATGCCATGCGCTGCCGCGCAATGGCCGCTCCATTCAACTGGTGCCAGGCCGTAGAACCCTATGCCGAGCTGTATGAACAACTGGTTGCCAAGTCATTGCTCCGCGCCGTAAAGCCATGA
- a CDS encoding DUF411 domain-containing protein, with protein sequence MKTPLRLAALSALLLTSLAQAAEQLTIDVHRDANCGCCKAWISHLETNGFKVNDHVEDDMSSVKQRLGVQPRLASCHTGVINGKFVEGHVPAEQVVALTQRNDLKGIAVPGMPMGSPGMEMGDRKDAYQVIGLGNDGKDQVIAEYPGH encoded by the coding sequence ATGAAAACACCATTGCGCCTTGCCGCTCTGTCGGCACTGTTATTGACCTCGCTGGCACAAGCAGCTGAGCAGCTGACCATTGACGTACACCGCGATGCCAATTGTGGCTGCTGCAAAGCCTGGATTTCCCACCTTGAAACCAATGGTTTCAAGGTCAATGACCATGTAGAGGATGATATGAGCAGCGTCAAGCAACGCCTTGGCGTGCAGCCACGGCTGGCTTCCTGCCATACCGGCGTGATCAACGGCAAATTCGTTGAAGGTCATGTACCTGCAGAGCAAGTGGTTGCCCTGACCCAGCGCAACGACCTCAAGGGCATCGCCGTACCCGGCATGCCAATGGGTTCGCCGGGCATGGAAATGGGTGATCGCAAGGACGCCTATCAGGTGATCGGCCTGGGCAACGACGGCAAGGACCAGGTGATTGCCGAATACCCTGGCCATTGA
- a CDS encoding DUF4946 domain-containing protein: MHFARRFPVFIGLCLLAAVPVASADGLMITWPGGWEVQAVPPAPDDSSVRQRAVKNDASGDPQMVMELTQSTLAPEHKVNMDAVLLQMRKTLQQNFAKGGYQSACNKIHDSTLGGLKALQTTCKITQNGNHVITQTLVAATQGNNAYALSYAGPAEGYKANEAQVNGIRASLRLTP, translated from the coding sequence ATGCATTTTGCCCGACGTTTCCCTGTTTTTATCGGCTTGTGCCTGCTGGCTGCCGTGCCCGTGGCCAGCGCCGACGGTCTGATGATCACCTGGCCCGGTGGCTGGGAAGTTCAGGCCGTACCGCCCGCGCCTGACGACAGCAGCGTGCGCCAGCGAGCGGTGAAGAACGACGCCAGCGGCGACCCGCAAATGGTCATGGAACTGACCCAGTCGACCCTGGCCCCCGAGCACAAGGTCAATATGGACGCGGTGTTGCTGCAAATGCGCAAGACCCTGCAGCAAAACTTCGCCAAGGGTGGCTACCAGAGCGCCTGCAACAAGATCCATGACAGTACCCTGGGTGGCCTCAAGGCCCTGCAGACCACCTGCAAGATCACCCAGAACGGTAACCACGTCATCACCCAGACGTTAGTGGCCGCCACCCAGGGCAACAATGCCTACGCCCTGTCCTACGCCGGCCCCGCAGAGGGCTACAAGGCCAACGAAGCCCAGGTCAATGGCATTCGCGCCAGCTTGCGCCTGACCCCTTGA
- a CDS encoding serine/threonine transporter yields the protein MNDQANSVDERFDETPATLTRWNRHDTTWMLGLFGTAIGAGTLFLPINAGLGGFWPLLILALLAFPMTFYAHRGLTRFVLSGREGSDITDVVEEHFGLRAGAVITLLYFLAIFPILLIYSVALTNTVGSFMLNQMHITPPPRAILSLVLILGLLIVVRCGEQVIVKAMSMLVYPFIVALLFLAVFLIPHWNGGILSTATTLPAPSVLLHTLWLAIPVMVFSFNHSPIISAFAVDQKRRYGANADERSSQILSRAHLLMVVMVLFFVFSCVLTLSPEQLAEAKAQNLSILSYLANHFSNPTIAFAAPLIAFVAIAKSFLGHYIGASEGLKGLVLKTGKRPGTKSLDRMTAAFMLVVCWAVATLNPSILVMIETLGGPVIAAILFLMPMYAIRRVPAMRQYSGQISNVFVTVIGLIAISSLVYSLIP from the coding sequence ATGAATGACCAGGCTAACAGCGTCGACGAACGCTTCGACGAGACACCAGCGACCCTCACTCGCTGGAACCGTCATGACACCACCTGGATGCTGGGCCTGTTCGGCACAGCGATTGGCGCAGGTACCTTGTTTTTGCCAATCAACGCAGGGCTCGGCGGCTTCTGGCCGCTACTGATCCTGGCGCTGCTGGCGTTCCCGATGACCTTTTATGCCCACCGTGGCCTGACCCGCTTCGTACTCTCCGGCCGCGAAGGTTCAGATATCACTGACGTGGTTGAAGAACATTTCGGCCTGCGCGCCGGTGCAGTGATTACCCTGCTGTACTTCCTGGCCATCTTCCCGATCCTGCTGATCTACAGCGTAGCGCTGACCAACACGGTCGGCAGCTTTATGCTCAACCAGATGCATATCACCCCGCCACCACGGGCGATCCTGTCGCTGGTGCTGATCCTGGGCCTGCTGATTGTGGTGCGTTGCGGCGAGCAGGTGATCGTCAAGGCCATGAGCATGCTGGTCTACCCGTTTATCGTGGCATTGCTGTTTTTGGCGGTGTTTTTGATTCCGCACTGGAACGGCGGCATCCTCAGTACCGCGACCACGCTGCCTGCACCTTCAGTGTTGCTGCATACCCTGTGGCTGGCGATTCCGGTGATGGTGTTTTCCTTTAACCACTCGCCGATCATCTCGGCCTTCGCCGTTGATCAAAAGCGCCGCTACGGTGCCAACGCCGATGAGCGCAGCTCGCAGATCCTGTCCCGCGCCCACCTGCTGATGGTGGTGATGGTGCTGTTCTTCGTGTTCAGTTGCGTGCTGACCCTGTCGCCAGAGCAACTGGCCGAGGCCAAGGCGCAGAACCTGTCGATCCTGTCCTACCTGGCCAACCACTTCAGCAACCCGACCATCGCCTTTGCCGCGCCATTGATTGCATTCGTGGCCATTGCCAAGTCCTTCCTGGGCCACTACATCGGCGCCAGCGAAGGCCTTAAAGGCCTGGTACTGAAAACCGGCAAACGCCCGGGTACGAAAAGCCTCGACCGCATGACGGCCGCCTTCATGCTGGTGGTGTGCTGGGCCGTGGCCACGCTTAACCCGAGCATCCTGGTCATGATCGAAACCCTGGGCGGGCCGGTGATTGCCGCCATCCTGTTCCTGATGCCGATGTATGCGATCCGTCGGGTACCGGCCATGCGCCAGTACTCGGGGCAGATCTCCAACGTGTTCGTGACGGTGATCGGCCTGATCGCGATCTCCTCGCTGGTGTATTCGCTGATCCCTTGA
- a CDS encoding sigma-70 family RNA polymerase sigma factor, producing MSPSPPNPPLLHADVHGLYSDHHGWLVNWLRRRLRDTDNAADLAQDTFLYVLGKPEQVTHLREPRAWLSSIAKGLLIDRFRRHKVEQAYLQALAHLPEQQMPAPEERLILLETLTRIDALLDGLKPNVRTAFLLSRLEGLGYQAIAERLGVSVSSVEKYMATAIRHCFLARQAL from the coding sequence GTGTCGCCATCCCCGCCGAACCCACCGCTGCTGCACGCAGACGTGCATGGCCTTTACAGCGATCATCATGGCTGGCTGGTCAACTGGCTGCGCCGGCGCCTGCGCGATACCGACAATGCCGCCGACCTGGCCCAGGACACCTTTCTTTATGTGCTGGGCAAGCCTGAGCAGGTGACGCACTTGCGCGAGCCGCGGGCCTGGCTGAGCAGCATTGCCAAGGGCCTGTTGATAGACCGCTTTCGTCGGCACAAGGTCGAACAGGCCTACCTGCAAGCGTTGGCGCACCTGCCCGAGCAGCAGATGCCTGCCCCGGAAGAACGCTTGATCCTGCTTGAAACCCTGACCCGAATTGATGCGTTGCTCGATGGCCTGAAGCCCAATGTGCGCACTGCCTTTTTGCTCTCGCGCCTTGAAGGCCTTGGCTATCAGGCCATCGCCGAGCGCCTGGGCGTTAGCGTCAGCTCGGTGGAAAAGTACATGGCCACAGCCATCCGCCATTGTTTTTTGGCGCGTCAGGCCCTGTGA
- a CDS encoding FecR domain-containing protein, with product MSAGSSPPEFAPHVLDQAIDWLVKTRSGAAPPQVFAACEQWRAADASHEAAWQALQMTESTLRQASALPGRVALDTLAGSGRLRSRRQALKVLGLGMLGSGAGGLLLQQQPWRSFGADYATGVGERRSFNLLDGTRLQLNTDSAADVLFTEQQRLIVLRDGEIFVRTGLDPAAASGRRPFWVHTREARLQAIGTAFDVRQESGRTRLMVEEGVVAIHLPDARPVLVQAGSEYLIEPGSAQLQPASVFNANGWVSGVLVARQMRLQDLVQELARYRHGWLQCDPAVAQLRVSGVFQLDRIDHALDGLSQSLAVRVERRTRFWTRIVQA from the coding sequence GTGAGCGCGGGTTCGTCACCGCCTGAATTTGCCCCCCATGTGCTGGACCAGGCGATTGACTGGCTGGTCAAAACCCGGTCCGGTGCAGCACCGCCGCAGGTGTTTGCGGCGTGTGAGCAATGGCGCGCCGCCGACGCCAGCCATGAAGCTGCCTGGCAAGCCCTGCAAATGACCGAGAGCACCTTGCGCCAGGCTTCGGCGCTGCCCGGGCGCGTGGCCCTGGACACCTTGGCCGGCAGTGGCCGCCTGCGTTCACGGCGCCAGGCCCTCAAGGTACTGGGGTTGGGCATGCTGGGGTCGGGAGCGGGGGGCCTGCTGCTGCAACAGCAGCCCTGGCGTAGCTTTGGCGCAGACTATGCGACAGGCGTGGGGGAACGACGCTCCTTCAACCTGCTCGATGGCACGCGATTGCAGCTCAATACCGACAGTGCTGCTGACGTGCTGTTCACGGAGCAACAGCGCCTGATCGTATTGCGCGATGGCGAGATTTTTGTCCGCACGGGTTTGGACCCTGCCGCTGCCAGCGGGCGCCGGCCGTTTTGGGTACACACCCGCGAGGCGCGGTTGCAGGCTATTGGCACCGCATTCGATGTCCGTCAGGAGTCGGGGCGTACTCGATTGATGGTCGAGGAGGGCGTAGTAGCGATTCACTTGCCCGATGCCCGGCCAGTGCTGGTACAGGCGGGCAGCGAGTACCTGATCGAGCCGGGCTCGGCGCAGTTGCAGCCGGCGTCTGTGTTTAATGCTAATGGCTGGGTCAGCGGTGTGCTGGTGGCCAGGCAGATGCGCCTGCAGGATCTCGTGCAAGAGCTGGCGCGCTATCGCCACGGCTGGTTGCAGTGCGATCCGGCGGTCGCTCAATTACGGGTTTCCGGGGTGTTTCAACTCGACCGCATTGACCACGCGCTGGACGGGTTGAGCCAGTCACTGGCGGTACGTGTTGAGCGCCGGACACGGTTCTGGACGCGGATTGTGCAAGCTTAA
- a CDS encoding TonB-dependent siderophore receptor, which translates to MSRVFPIPSLPPRSRLAIALHIVLLGSVVQPLAQVSAAPLSVQRSFDVPASNLQDALNRFAQQANISLPYDPALVQDKQASALKGSFEVAQGLQQLLRGSGLTATEGAGGVWTLYSLTSGNAQGQLQLQATSVTGMALGSTTEGSHSYTTGETSTATKLPLSLRETPQSVTVITRQQMTDQGLGSIAQVLSQTPGITVVHDDSERYNFYSRGFTLDNFQYDGVPTSDFTTNTNGLGMRDMAIYDRVEVVRGATGLMSGVGSPSGAVNLVRKRPTKEFQGYISGSGGSWDRYRSELDVSGPLTENAALRGRVVAAHEDGRSFIDRYSSTKDVFYGIGEADLTDDTTLYAGIDYQRINSNGSSFGQLPLYYSDGSRTHFKRSMNPAAKWAYADSESTKYFAGVEQRFANDWLLKVEASHWKGNTEQLQGNLVGWGPFPDKATGEAQFMSGTKTFKINTDTLDAYATGPFELLGRTHDLVVGMNVSDRRTDYLAMNADDLTVNYQNWNNDAPRPTDLSQGLKQKYTTKESAAYAALRLKPVDDLSIILGTRVVDYDRKGTMTYNAAQTVPTTDNSKKTGKMIPYAGIVYDLSENHSVYASYTDIFTPQSYFDRDDKVLPPMTGQSYEAGLKSEYFGGALNTSFALFMIKQDNYAEYDGVRDDGQDAYKAISGTKTKGLEAEISGEIMTGWQLLAGYTYAQPRDKDGKRINSNHPEQLFKLATSYQLTGDLKDLNVGGNLTWQGSTYSELDSSIKTEAKEGSFAVVGLMARYDISKNLSASVNLNNVFDREYLSGYGLYSTYYYGDPRNLMLGMKYRF; encoded by the coding sequence ATGTCCCGTGTTTTTCCCATCCCTTCATTGCCTCCCCGCAGCCGCCTGGCCATTGCCTTGCATATCGTTTTGCTGGGCTCCGTCGTGCAGCCATTGGCGCAGGTCAGCGCTGCGCCCTTGAGCGTCCAGCGCAGCTTCGATGTACCCGCCAGCAATCTGCAGGATGCACTGAACCGCTTCGCCCAGCAGGCCAATATCTCCCTGCCTTATGATCCGGCGCTGGTGCAAGACAAGCAGGCGTCAGCTCTCAAGGGCAGTTTTGAGGTGGCTCAGGGCTTGCAGCAACTGCTCAGGGGCAGCGGCTTGACCGCCACCGAAGGCGCCGGCGGAGTCTGGACCCTGTACTCGCTGACCTCCGGCAATGCGCAGGGGCAGTTGCAACTGCAAGCTACCAGCGTCACGGGTATGGCGTTGGGCAGCACCACTGAGGGTAGTCACTCCTACACCACGGGTGAAACCAGTACAGCAACCAAATTGCCGCTTTCGCTGCGCGAAACGCCGCAATCGGTCACGGTCATTACCCGTCAGCAAATGACTGACCAGGGCTTGGGCAGTATCGCTCAGGTATTGTCGCAAACGCCCGGTATCACCGTGGTGCATGACGACAGCGAGCGCTACAACTTTTACTCACGGGGTTTCACCCTCGATAACTTCCAGTACGACGGCGTACCGACCTCGGACTTCACCACCAATACCAACGGCCTGGGCATGCGCGACATGGCCATTTACGATCGCGTAGAGGTGGTGCGCGGTGCCACCGGTTTGATGAGCGGTGTGGGTAGCCCGTCGGGGGCGGTGAATCTGGTGCGAAAACGCCCGACCAAGGAATTTCAGGGATATATATCGGGCAGCGGCGGCTCATGGGACCGCTATCGCAGTGAGCTGGACGTGTCCGGGCCGCTGACGGAAAACGCTGCACTGCGCGGGCGTGTGGTGGCCGCCCACGAAGATGGCCGCTCCTTTATCGATCGCTATTCCTCGACCAAGGACGTGTTCTACGGTATCGGCGAAGCGGATTTGACCGACGACACCACTCTTTACGCCGGTATCGACTACCAGCGGATCAATTCCAACGGCTCAAGTTTTGGCCAGTTGCCGCTGTATTACAGCGACGGCAGCCGCACCCACTTCAAGCGCTCGATGAATCCCGCAGCCAAGTGGGCCTATGCCGACAGTGAAAGCACCAAGTACTTCGCCGGTGTTGAACAGCGGTTTGCCAACGACTGGCTGCTCAAGGTCGAGGCCAGCCACTGGAAGGGCAACACCGAGCAGTTGCAGGGCAACCTTGTGGGCTGGGGGCCTTTCCCGGACAAGGCCACCGGCGAAGCGCAGTTTATGAGCGGGACCAAAACCTTCAAGATCAATACCGACACGCTGGACGCCTATGCAACCGGGCCGTTTGAGTTGTTGGGACGTACCCATGATCTGGTGGTGGGGATGAACGTCAGTGACCGGCGCACGGACTATCTGGCGATGAATGCCGATGACCTGACCGTCAATTACCAGAACTGGAACAACGACGCGCCGCGCCCTACAGATTTGAGCCAGGGCTTGAAGCAAAAGTACACGACCAAAGAGTCGGCAGCCTACGCAGCATTGCGCCTTAAACCTGTAGACGATCTGTCGATCATCCTTGGAACCAGGGTGGTGGACTACGATCGCAAGGGCACAATGACCTATAACGCGGCGCAAACTGTGCCAACCACGGATAACAGCAAAAAAACCGGGAAGATGATTCCTTATGCCGGGATCGTCTACGACTTGAGCGAAAACCACTCGGTCTATGCCAGCTATACGGATATCTTCACCCCGCAAAGCTACTTCGACCGCGACGACAAGGTTCTGCCGCCGATGACCGGCCAAAGTTATGAGGCCGGTCTGAAGTCCGAGTATTTCGGCGGTGCGCTGAACACCAGTTTCGCCCTGTTCATGATCAAGCAGGACAACTACGCCGAATACGATGGTGTACGCGATGACGGCCAGGATGCCTACAAGGCAATCAGCGGAACCAAAACCAAGGGTTTGGAGGCCGAAATATCCGGTGAAATCATGACCGGCTGGCAATTGCTGGCGGGCTACACCTACGCCCAGCCACGGGACAAGGACGGCAAGCGGATCAACAGCAACCACCCGGAGCAATTGTTCAAACTGGCCACCAGCTATCAATTGACCGGCGACCTCAAAGACCTCAACGTGGGCGGCAACCTGACCTGGCAGGGCTCGACCTACAGCGAGCTGGATTCCTCGATCAAGACCGAGGCCAAGGAGGGCAGCTTTGCCGTGGTCGGCCTGATGGCCCGCTATGACATCAGTAAAAACCTCAGTGCGTCGGTCAATCTGAACAACGTCTTCGATCGTGAGTACCTCAGCGGTTACGGCCTCTACTCGACTTATTACTACGGTGACCCGCGCAACCTGATGCTGGGTATGAAGTACCGTTTCTGA